In Archocentrus centrarchus isolate MPI-CPG fArcCen1 chromosome 22, fArcCen1, whole genome shotgun sequence, one DNA window encodes the following:
- the arf6b gene encoding ADP-ribosylation factor 6b, with amino-acid sequence MGKMLSKIFGNKEMRILMLGLDAAGKTTILYKLKLGQSVTTIPTVGFNVETVTYKNVKFNVWDVGGQDKIRPLWRHYYTGTQGLIFVVDCADRDRIDEARQELHRIINDREMRDAIILIFANKQDLPDAMKPHEIQEKLGLTRIRDRNWYVQPSCATTGDGLYEGLTWLTSNYKS; translated from the coding sequence ATGGGGAAAATGCTCTCAAAAATATTTGGCAACAAGGAGATGAGAATATTGATGCTTGGACTTGATGCTGCTGGAAAGACAACAATACTTTACAAACTGAAACTCGGACAGTCTGTGACCACAATCCCCACAGTTGGCTTCAATGTGGAAACTGTGACCTACAAAAATGTCAAGTTCAACGTATGGGATGTTGGAGGCCAGGATAAGATTCGTCCTCTGTGGCGACACTACTACACAGGCACCCAAGGGTTAATTTTTGTGGTGGATTGCGCGGACAGGGATCGCATCGACGAGGCAAGGCAGGAACTTCACCGCATCATTAATGACCGGGAGATGAGGGATGCCATCATCTTGATATTCGCCAATAAGCAAGACCTTCCGGATGCCATGAAGCCACATGAAATCCAAGAGAAGCTCGGATTGACCCGCATCAGAGATAGGAATTGGTATGTTCAGCCCTCCTGTGCAACCACAGGTGATGGACTATATGAGGGCTTGACATGGCTAACCTCAAATTACAAATCTTAA